DNA sequence from the Manihot esculenta cultivar AM560-2 chromosome 11, M.esculenta_v8, whole genome shotgun sequence genome:
ATGCAAATGAAAAAGGATAGAATTTATAACCATCTCCCTCGTAGAACTTGTTTTGGAATTCCACCCAATGAAGTCGCAAAGCATGTAGGAAAGCACTGAGTGTTTCCATCACTAGCAACACACCAATAGTCGCAAAAATGAAGATGATGATGCCGACAATGAGGATAACTACATTGTTGAACCTGTGTGACATGTAAAGCAATGTCACTAATGTCCATGCAAATGTTTGTATACACTGTAGATATCCATTTCACCACTAGGTTGGGTCTTTTGACCGACAGCcttactaaattttaattatttcctgCATAGAATAGTTCATTGTGCAAAATAAATGCAATAGATGATAGGAGTAGCCAGAATTTTGTGCTtttgttttttataaaaatattttttaatataaataaaattagcaTGACAGGCACAGGCATATCTTTGGTCTCACATTGGAGTACGCAGTTCAAAAGCTATAAACTTGAAAAAAACTGCTTTACAAAGAGACATCACAGAATATACCATACCCCCATGCAAGGAGAAGAACCTTCTCATAAAATACGCTTGACAGCTCTGAATGGGCAAGACTGCAGAAAGAAAGAAGCAAGACAAAGCACACAGTTAGTCGCATCAGACGGATCAGATGCCTATCTAAATAAAAAGGAATGATGGATAAGTGACTGCAGCCAAGCATTTGGAAGATATCTAGACATGCCAGTGCCATCCAACATCCATGGAAGGATAAGCTCTTCCTAGCAGGTCATCAGAGAGTTCCCCCCACAGGTAATACACAGACATGAAGATGGTGTCCTTGCAACTATTACACAGTGAACATATATGTCTTTGCATGTGCCTGACTCTATAGCAATAGGTGTGAAGCATACATGCAGATCCACAACTATTGCTCAATGCCCAGCACAACATGAAGTTTGAGAAAGATAATCTTGAAGAGACTTCACCTAGATTTAATAATGATCAATGATTGAATACAGACAGATGTGCTTCTCCAACTCTACAGTGACATACCTGAGAGCCCATAGACGAAGGTAAGATGCTGTGTTTGAAACTGCTCCAAGTACAAACTCAATGGTATGTATCAGTTGATGTACAAAAACCTCACTGAATTCAAATTCTTCATGACCATTGGAACCATGATTCACCTCCACTTGAAGAGACTCCTCGGTGGTCTGAAGTGGTGTGTATGACTGTCCTTGGTGCCTCTGTAAATAAGACATTCAGAAATCAGAACACATGAAGAGAACAAGCTATAATGTattaaacaaaagaaagaaacttGGCTAATGGAGATACATCTTGGTGTTGCTTCTTCAAAAGTAAAGGCTTTGGAAGCAGCATCCATGGCACTGAAACAAGGGCCAGTAATAAGAGGACTTGCTGAAAATAGAAGACAGAATATAAGTAATTGAAATGACCGAACGTCATAAATGGAATAgggaaaaataaatagaaagaaCTGAGAGATAGAGCCGACCTGAGCTATCTTTTGTCCTGCAAAGAGCTGATTTTCCCCCAATTCATCCGTTGGACTCAAGAACATGTATATCATTACATGGTATAAATCAGCCTGTGAACCAGTGCACCACTTCACAATGATAAGGAGTGATAAATAGCCAAACAAGctgtttaaaaatattatttgggGAATGAACTGAAACCTGGAAAGTGGAAGAAAAATAATAGCATTCAGTAACAATGTATATTACTGTAATGGTTTCATAACCCCAGAAAAACTTGAAATATGCTCAAGTGACTGGCATCCATGGTACCATACTCACCAGATATTCAAGCCATTTCGAAAATAAACAGCATTGAAGTAACTCAATATGATACCAAGATTCATTTGGGCAACTCCAAGAAGGATTGACATTTTCATCTTCAAAGAGTTTAGAAATGGCAGCTCACTGCGAGTGCCATGCCACACAGGATCCACGCCAAAAGGATAAGTGGAACCCACCTTAATCAATCCATCTGTAGTAGCATCCCTGGAAAACAAGAATGCATGGGAACATTATATGATTTAAAGATCACAAGATGTATCAAAGGCTTGACTCAAATACCTGCAAGAAAGATCACGACATGCATATGCTGAACGTCCAAACAGCGGGAAGGGAACTGAGAAAAACTCATTATATATCAAACCGGTATAAATTGAGAAGAGGGCCATCAACAAGATAACATAACGACCACCAAAGGTCATTTCAGTGATATCCCCAAGCTTCTGTAGTTCAGAAGAAGCATTATTAATTAGGTTCTACACAGCTAGGAACAAATTTATTCTTAATAGGAGCACATATCTAAAGACAAGTAAAATCATTTGCTATTATAGCCAGTAAGACAAGAAAGATCATTTGCTATTATAGCCAGTAAGACAAGAAAGATCATTTGCTAGTATATCCATAAATAAATGGGAAATTTACTAACTAGTCCCTAGGTTATATCACAAATAATGCTTTGGTCCCTGCACTTTGCAAATTAGACTATTTAATCCCTCAATTCTACTTCAGCTAAAATTAGAGGTCACTCCGTCCAATCTAGCTTAGTCTCCCTAATTTCGATGGTCCAAGGAGAGAAAAATTACTAAATTACCCTTCACTCTCTCttgtgctctctctctctctctctctctctctctctctctctctctctctccccccccCTTCCCTCTCCATCTCACCCTATCCCTATTCCCTCGCTCCCCCCCACAATACTCTTAACAGCTCCAAGTTCCAACAGTGTAACCCATTCTCAACAACTCTTGAAAATGGCAAAAGAAATTGGAGATAAATGGAGGAGGAAGCAGCAGTAATACAGTGACTTGTTCAACAGTCTCAAGATTCCCATTCAAAATCAAAACGACGATAGATTAAGGTAAACCACAAGACTAAATAGCACTGGAAGTGAATAACACATCATCAAAAAATGTTCCCATAAAAGATTGTCTCCCAACACGTAATCGTTTGACTAGATCTGTAAAAGGATATCCAAATTTGATCTACAATGAGCTGCTAGCCTTAAGCAGATGTTGCTGTGGCATTCTTCCTTGGTGCAGCTTGAGGCTCTTCCCTAAAACCCATATTagaaatcaatttatttataccAATCAAATTAGTTCCCTCAAATACCCACAACAAAACAACTAATTATCACAGGAAAAgcagagaagaaagaaaaaggagtGAAATTGATTTCCCAGAGGTAATTTTCTTCAAAAACTGTTGATTCTCTATTCAGCCCCCAGATCAGCAGCTACAATCATGACTTTAGCATTGAAAGCAATGGCAATGTAGAAGCTAGATGAGAGGAATAATTTTGAGAGCTCTAAGTGGACTGGCAGCAAATGCATCTCGCCTGAGCAAGATATAGCAATTATTCCACGACAAGAAGTTGGATGACAGCACCATAGAAGAAAACAGCCAAGACACACAAGATCATGAGTCCAGAAAAAGTGAAAGCCATGGGCCTGCAGGGAAGAAGATGACTCAACAATCGGAGTAGGATGACACGTTCATATAGCATCCAAAGATACCCAACGCCCACACTGACCTTTCCATCCCAATCCCTAAACTCTGCCACTACCCATTGCCTTAAATCCCCCACCAGCACCCAAAGATACCCATCCCTGGCTTCATTTTGCCATTGTTCCAATCAGATTGATGATGTCGCAAAAGCGAACCAACGCCACTCTCTTCTCTCCTTCCCCTTACACTATTGACATTCATTTAATCAAGGGTACATTTCATACCTGATGCGGAAAcccccaatttttttttttgggttacaTGCGGAACCCCAAGTTGAATCGAACCAAAAAGATTTTTaacatatgattttttttaaaggatGGGTATTGGGAAAAAATTATCAACCCTAATTGAATTAAGGGTACATTTGTCTTTTTGGATTAACATCAGTTCGCTTTTAAATTAGTAGGAGGGACGTCAAATTTTGTAGGAAGCAAAATTGAGAGATTAAATTGTCTAATTTCCAAAATACAAAGACCAAATTGTTACTAGTGATATTATCTAGAAACATAATAGTAATTTCCCTAAATAAATCAGTGAAAGTTGAAAGACCatgtaaatttaattcaatgaGATAAATTATAAAACGATCAAAATCAAAAGTGTAAATATCTGGTTTACGATAATAAATCATCAGTTGTTCACCTGGCCAGAGAGTTTCCTTTCCCTGATTATAAAGATTAAGGTTGCAAGCAACAAGCATATTCCATGCCCCCAGTCACCAAACATGACAGCAAAAAGAAAAGGGAATGTAACAATAGTGTATACACCAGGATTTGCTTCTTGATACTTAGCCACCCTGCAACCATATTAAACGGAAACTTATTTCTACCAATAAAAGTAACATTTCACAAAtacaaaacaaacaaacaagagtAATTTGTGAATATTTGGGTGCACAGATGCATACATTGTATGAATATGAAGGTGCAAACACATTCTACTCTTAGGAGCATATTATAGAATATTCTACATAAAATGAGGCAGCAATTTATTGGGTTATTTGCATGAGTAAATGACAGGCCAAATTATCGCAACAGTGTCAAACTCACACCAAACCATGTGCTTGAAGCACAGGGAAGAGCAGCATGAACTATCTAAGATATGATCATAGCATGCAACTAGTCATATTGACTCAAATGAGATCTGACACGCTAGTAGATTTATGATACATTTGTTGCAATGTTAATACATTGATACATTCACCAAGAAAGCAATGACAAGGATATTAGATTAGTGCGTAACTCACCCATATGCATCAACAATTTCTTGAAACGCAGTAGTAAATTTATTTGTGCGAAAATAAGTAGGTGGGGACTCCTTTGTATGCAACACCTGGAAAATTGCCCCAACCTGTGAGTTGGAGTCAAATGCAGCCCGTTGCAATGCTTCTTGGATCTGCACAGATCAagaataaattagtttttatcCCAAgcaacatttaatttctcatgaTAGTTGAAAATTTATGATGGGCTCATTCCAATTTAAACTCAAAAGATTTACCTGCTTTGAAGCAAAAACAGGACTCCACCCTTCCGCAACAAGACACTTTTTTGTCACATCAAGACTAAGCATGTTCAGAGTGTGGTAGATGGATTTCTCCTTCCTCACCTTCATGAGTTCAAAGAGACCAATGTTAATGACTATAAATAATCCAATTATGTATTATTAAATTGATGCAggatgtgcaaggcatgaataCACACCGTGTCAAAGAGGGGCAAGATTATTTCTGCTGCCTCACCTATATACTAAGTTGTGACTGTGAGGATGTGCAATGGATATAGTTGGATGAAACTGTCCATGAAAAACAAAAACTCATTTTGGTTTTTGGCAGGGAGCCAAGGTTGTTCACCAGGCTATCCCCtcactttttccttttttatttcacCTCTAATTTCTAAAAATGCTAATCTAGTTGCATAGTAAACTATTGTCTTGAATAAGATTTTTATTACACCAGAGAGAGAAACACCCCCAAAAATGCAGATGATTAAGATAGCAAGGGCCAAGGTTCAGATTGCTTTCACAGTATCTAAACTCATAAAGCAATGGGATAACATCTAGTGGGTACTATGTACAACTAATAAGCCATTTTCTTGATTAAGATTTTTATGACACCAGCTCAAGAAACAGACCCAAAAAGATATAGGGGAAGTACAAAAAGAGTACCCTATGATTTAGGCCATTTTCAAGTAGTGTCATATGGTTTCAgttttgaatattttatgaGTTGTTGGGTTGCTATATCAAATTGGCTAGTCATTTTGTAAAGCACCTCAATCGTTTATATAAACccatataaaatgaattaatgtATAATATACTCAGCACTATCTCCAAATTTCCAAATTTAACAGTACATAAGCATAGTTACTCAGGGACGCCTCAGGCTCAAGGCTCACCAGCGCCTTGCTTCAAGCGCAAGGCTCTAAGAAGGTTTATTTCCACTTTCAGCAAGTACTTCAACTATATTTCTTCATAccgttgttttttttttaaaaaaaaaaaaaaaaaaaaaaaaaagaggacatTAAAATGCTATTTAAGTAATATATTTCTTGATTATATGCCATATATATCTaaagaaatgaaataaaaaattaacatgaTATTTATGTGCTCTTTTTCTTGATTATCTAAAATcagatttttcttaaattttatttttatgcctCGCTTCATTCGGGCACAAGGCGCACATTTGCATCTTATTGCACGTCGAGCCTTTAATAACTATGCAAATAAGGTCTTAACACTATTAATAGTTGTTGATGTGGAGGATCCTTCAATAAAAAGATACAATCTCTTCATAAGTAGAACCAATAAAGAGTCTTTTTTCAACCTACTCAAGTCCAAACCATTTAGACCTCTTAGAGGTTCTAACCAATAAGCATGTAGATCCCAAAAAGTGCATAGTTTCGTTCAGTCCAAATAGTTATCCATGTACCAGTATAAGATTCAATAGCTACCACAAGAATCTCTTAGTAGTTTCTTTGGAACAATTAGGAGATTTTCTAAAAGAAATACGGGGTTCTGCTTCTAGCGGCAACATGCTATGGGGTGGTGGTCCCAGGAAAATCATACGCTTTTATGAAACCATATGCTATGGCCCGAATCCCAATATAGTATAAACAAATTGAATATTTACCAAATTCATTTTTTAGGATTTTGTGAATTTAGCGGgttgaaataataatttatgaagGAGATTTTCATATTTTTGCAATTCAATTAGATGTGaaatcaaaaacttttgtggttATAGAAGAAGGGTAAAAATAGTGCTCGTCAGGCTTATCAGCAGCTACAAACGGGTGTTAGGTTGTTTGGACCTTCTTTGCTAACAACCTTAAGCATAGGTTACTGGTTTGCCAAAACCCAAACCACAAGACTCTACTTGAAAATGGCACAAACCACAGATAGTTTTTTACGATTTGCCCAGAAATATTCAGTTAATTACAATTGCAAGGTATAGACTACTACTTgaactaaattttaattcatttaagtTACAAAACTGCGATGGCTTTAGTCTCTTGAAAGTCTAGCAATTATCTTATTGCTTGCATTTTTTACAAGGAATAGAAATCACCAAAAGTGCAAAAGTCAATGGATGAAAAGTTGAAGAGAAGATAAGATCAATTGTGAATGAAATGCCACTAATAATCAAATAAAGGCAGGATGTTGAACAGGGAGACCCACAATTTAGGATATGAGAGATGGAAGATGCTGCCAACACAATTATTATAAAGCACAATAGCACAATCATATATTGATGTTACACACTTAAAAGTGTGTGCgtacaagagagagagagaattacATGAATCAAGCACCATGAACCAGCAAGTATAAAGCAACATAGCATAGTCTCATGTTCAAACAAGAACTTACTCAGAATTTTGTAGAGGAGCAAATGCAGAAAAAAGAGAAATGGGACAGCtcctctgtgtgtgtgtgtgtgtgtgtgtgtgtgtgcatgtAGATTTTGAACAAACCATCGAGTTCCACTGCACAAACTGATCACCAATAGTCTGCAGCAAATTGCTCCTGTGAAGTATTCCTGCATCTATGGTAGTCTTCAACTCTGAGACTCTTCCTGAGACCTAAAAATGGAAGTAATAATACAAATTATTCCCGCTCAAAGAAGGTTTCAATAGCACATTCACAAGAAAGTTGACAATAGCAAAGAAATACCACACACAATAATTATATTTCTTGAAATATGGACAAATTAAAGTTTCAGATATTCAGAAGAAAATAAagctaaattaattattttccaAAGTTAGACAAAGCATCAACAAGAACAGAAGTTCTCTACCTCATCAATCATCTGGTTTTGTTTGCCAAGATCCTCAGTGAAAGGATACCGATTTGCCCCAAAAGCTTCACATATCTTGAATATTTTGGTCTTAGCTCTTTCTCCAGAATAGAACACAACAAATACATTCTTCTCAATCTGTAAATTGGCATTCACAAGTCATGAGCAAAAAGATAAGTGTGGTGCATAAGAGCAGTAGAGAGGTGAATAAATTTTCTGCATTAAACCCACAATTAATGCACTAATCAGAAACCTAGCAGGATGTAAATTAATACTCAATCAATTATACAATATACACCACCTAGCAACAAAAGCTATCTAGCCTCTGCACTATATTACTGGATCAACATTTCATGCAAAGGCACATGCCGAGATGCTCACAAGAACTCAGACTGACATGGAATACAATTAAGTAATCAATTCAAGAATAAAGGGATTATCCGGTAACAAATAATTAGAGCTAAAACAAACTATTTAGTTGAAATAACCTCTGTATCATGTGTGTTGCACGCGATTTTTTACTTTCAAGTTTCAactcaaatatatttttctatagatttttaaattacaattttatatcATGTAAATATGTAATCTAATAAAGTTCCATcagaactgaaaaaaaaaaaaagtatattattGTCAAAGTTCAATATATACTGGGTTGATTACTATAAGGACAAGCTTGTAatacatttaattaaataaaaattgtatttaattataaGTGCTGAAAATCCGTGTCCCTCATTGGGAAAATATAAGGTGGAAGGGTAATATATAAATGGTTGGGTAGCAAATATTGAATTGACTAGTCATTTTTTATGTGTAAAGTAACTCAATCACTTATATAAGCACATACTACAAATGAATTAGTCTAATATGCGCAGCAACCTCTCCTAATTTTACATGGTAGTATGGCCCAATTTAGATTATAGGTTTCAACTGCTCAAAAGGGTATATAATTGGACCCATATTGGATAATTGTTAATTATCTAGTGACAACCATGTAGTTGTACTTGAGACGGGAGCATGGGGAATCCTTGACCACATTGGGAAAATATAAGGTGAAGGGCAATACATAAATGGTTGGATTGCAATATTGGCTAAGCTAGTCATTTTGATATGTAAAGCAACTCAAGATCACTTATGTAAGCCCATAAAATTAATTAGCATAATATGCCCTGCACTCTCTCCAAATTTAACAATAAGTAGTCTACATCCGCACAATAATATGATTAATACCAGAACtactaaatataataatatgtcTAAATGTAAAGTAACTACTAAATATAATAATCTATCTTAATTTAACTCAAAATTATATTTACAATAAGATATGACCATAAACCAAGAAACAAGAATAGTTGCTTGGTTGTAGAATTTTCCCTTGGTATTCTAGGCAGTACGAGTTATTAGATCTTATACATGATTAGGAT
Encoded proteins:
- the LOC110626347 gene encoding V-type proton ATPase subunit a3, encoding MGEVRRGCCPPMDLFRSEAMQLVQLIIPIESAHLTVSYLGDLGLLQFKDLNSEKSPFQRTYAAQIKKCGEMSRKLRFFKDQMEKAGVSPSSKPVTRTDIDMDGLDLKLGELEAELVEMNANNDKLQRTYNELIEYKLVLLKTGEFFSSALSSATAQQREIESHQVGEGSLETPLLADQEISTDSSKQVKLGFLSGLVPKEKSLAFERIIFRATRGNVYIRQAAIQEPVIDPVSGEKIEKNVFVVFYSGERAKTKIFKICEAFGANRYPFTEDLGKQNQMIDEVSGRVSELKTTIDAGILHRSNLLQTIGDQFVQWNSMVRKEKSIYHTLNMLSLDVTKKCLVAEGWSPVFASKQIQEALQRAAFDSNSQVGAIFQVLHTKESPPTYFRTNKFTTAFQEIVDAYGVAKYQEANPGVYTIVTFPFLFAVMFGDWGHGICLLLATLIFIIRERKLSGQKLGDITEMTFGGRYVILLMALFSIYTGLIYNEFFSVPFPLFGRSAYACRDLSCRDATTDGLIKVGSTYPFGVDPVWHGTRSELPFLNSLKMKMSILLGVAQMNLGIILSYFNAVYFRNGLNIWFQFIPQIIFLNSLFGYLSLLIIVKWCTGSQADLYHVMIYMFLSPTDELGENQLFAGQKIAQQVLLLLALVSVPWMLLPKPLLLKKQHQDRHQGQSYTPLQTTEESLQVEVNHGSNGHEEFEFSEVFVHQLIHTIEFVLGAVSNTASYLRLWALSLAHSELSSVFYEKVLLLAWGFNNVVILIVGIIIFIFATIGVLLVMETLSAFLHALRLHWVEFQNKFYEGDGYKFYPFSFALLSDEDD